A stretch of DNA from Shewanella sediminis HAW-EB3:
ATCATGATCAGGCTCAGCGGATTATGGTTTCTTTCTGCGGCTCTGATCTCCTGCTCCAATATGGTGTCGAACTGTCGTCGATTACTCAGCTGTGTCAAACCATCAACTAATGCCAGCCGCCTGAACTGTAATACTAATTTCTTTTTTTCAACATCCCGACTCACCGCCTTGATAAACCAGGACTCCATTATTTTCTGTCCGGTCGATACGATAGCGACGAAACATATTAGTTTGGTAACAGGAAACAGGGGCGATTGCGGAAAAGCATTTAACCTTATCGCGCAGACACTGAGCATAAGAGGAACCGTTGCGGCAATCATCGCATTTCTGTTAGGAAACAGCGCAATCGCCCAGGTCAAAATAAGGATATCAAGCATAGCTTCTATCGCAACAAGGCTGTCGTTCATTCCATCCCTCAGCCCCCAAAATACCAGCAGCCAGGAAAGATCGAACAGCAACAGAAAAGCATAAAAGTACTTCCACCTTAACTGCTTAAAACTGGTTTTTTTGATTAGCTGAAAACGCATTATGATGATAATCAGAAGTGGAATAAACCAGGGAAATGCCCGCAGTAATATGGATATCCCGCCGGGCAGGAAAAAGGAGTGTATTATGATCACCGACAGCAAAAATAGTGACATTTTCATTACCCAGCCGACAGACTTCAGCAGGTATAACCGCATCTCTTTTATCAATTGAATTTCAAATGAAGGAACCCGGGACTTCATGGAGATGACGACCAATGTTTATTCACGGTAAATAAAGTATATATGACTAACGGATAGTGACGAATAAAAGTGTTCAGGAATAAAGAGTTCTAAAGATGAGCCTGCCATGTATCAGCAGGCATAAAGCTCATTAACAGAGTCTGAAAAAGTTGATAAGCCGGCCTCTTAATCTTAAAAAATCAGTATCAGCTTGGCTCCAATACACCCGATCCCATGTCGCAGTTTTCGGCGAGTCGAGCCTTCAGCACTTTATTAGACTTAGTCAGGAGTGCATTTTCTGCCTTCACTTCATCTAACTCCGTTCGTAAGGCCAGAAACTTCTTAAT
This window harbors:
- a CDS encoding GGDEF domain-containing protein, whose amino-acid sequence is MKSRVPSFEIQLIKEMRLYLLKSVGWVMKMSLFLLSVIIIHSFFLPGGISILLRAFPWFIPLLIIIIMRFQLIKKTSFKQLRWKYFYAFLLLFDLSWLLVFWGLRDGMNDSLVAIEAMLDILILTWAIALFPNRNAMIAATVPLMLSVCAIRLNAFPQSPLFPVTKLICFVAIVSTGQKIMESWFIKAVSRDVEKKKLVLQFRRLALVDGLTQLSNRRQFDTILEQEIRAAERNHNPLSLIMMDIDFFKRFNDSAGHSAGDECLVAVAQVLTETVKRPRDVVSRYGGEEFVIVLPSTDLQGAARVAEATRSALMSRAIPHPASDVSPCVTMSQGVCQWQSGMSSEALIIAADELLYRAKQAGRDQFKVNG